A single genomic interval of Pseudopipra pipra isolate bDixPip1 chromosome 29, bDixPip1.hap1, whole genome shotgun sequence harbors:
- the LOC135403908 gene encoding keratin-associated protein 10-4-like, giving the protein MRRPSGCPTAQLCIPPPAVLVRSCPVKTRPDPRGTACSFQQGFCLPPRGNPRGNPPPCCYTGVPLGSTTFVKLGGLGLAQPAVDPCCQEVNKCTTTCVDPCCQEVTKCTTTCVDPCCQEVTKCTTTRVDPCCQEVTKCTTTCVDPCCKEVTKCTTTCQDPCCKEVTKCTTTCQDPCCKEVTKCVTTCQDPCCQEVTKCTTTCQDSCCKEVTKCTTTCVDPCCQEVTKCVTTCQDPCCKEVTKCTTTCQDPCCVTRCATTCQDSCCKEVTKCTTTCQDPCCKEVTKCITTCQDPCCKEVTKCTTTCVDPCCQEVTKCVTTCQDPCCKEVTRCTTTCQDPCCVTKCTTTCVDPCCQEVTKCITTCQDPCCKEVTSCTTTCQDPCCQEVTKCTTTCQDPCCQEVTKCITTCQDPCCQEVTKCVTTCQDPCCQEVTKCTTTCVDPCCQEVTKCVDPCCERVTKCSTRCVDPCCERVTKCITTCVDPCCQEVTKCITRCQDPCCQEVTKCITTCQDPCCQEVTKSITRCVDPCCQDVTKCTTTCVDPCCQDVTKCTTTCVDPCCQDVTKCTTRCVDPCCQEVTKCITTCQDPCCQEVTKCTTTCQDPCCQEVTKSVTRCVDPCCQEVTKCTTRCQDPCCKEVTKCTTTCQDPCCVPSCAPRCVDPCRGGVQAVTKCVESCPTPCVTQVSCPTSCATQESCATPCATQESCPTPCATQVSCATQACPACGRRCPLRSRKFRGL; this is encoded by the exons ATGCGTCGCCCCAGCGGGTGCCCCACggcccagctctgcatcccCCCCCCCGCCGTCCTGGTGAGGAGCTGCCCCGTGAAAACCCGCCCGGATCCCCGCGGCACCGCCTGCAGCTTCCAGCAGGGCTTCTGTTTGCCTCCCCGCGGCAATCCCCGCGGGAATCCCCCCCCCTGCTGCTACACCGGAGTGCCCCTGGGCAGCACCACCTTCGTGAAGCTGGgcgggctggggctggcacagcccgc TGTGgatccctgctgccaggaggtGAACAAGTGCACCACCACATGTGTGgatccctgctgccaggaggtGACCAAATGCACCACCACGTGTGTGgatccctgctgccaggaggtGACCAAATGCACCACAACACGTGTGgatccctgctgccaggaggtGACCAAATGCACCACCACGTGTGTGGATCCCTGCTGCAAGGAGGTGACCAAGTGCACCACCACGTGCCAAGATCCCTGTTGCAAGGAGGTGACTAAATGCACCACCACGTGCCAAGATCCCTGCTGCAAGGAAGTGACCAAGTGTGTCACCACGTGCCAAgatccctgctgccaggaggtGACCAAATGCACCACCACGTGCCAGGATTCCTGTTGTAAAGAAGTAACCAAATGCACCACGACCTGTGTGgatccctgctgccaggaggtGACCAAGTGTGTCACCACGTGCCAAGATCCGTGTTGCAAGGAGGTGACCAAGTGCACCACCACGTGCCAGGATCCCTGCTGTGTGACCAGATGTGCCACCACGTGCCAAGATTCATGTTGTAAGGAAGTAACCAAGTGCACCACCACATGCCAGGATCCCTGTTGCAAGGAGGTGACCAAGTGCATCACCACGTGCCAAGATCCGTGTTGCAAGGAGGTGACCAAGTGCACCACAACCTGTGTGGATCCCTGCTGTCAAGAAGTGACCAAGTGTGTCACCACGTGCCAGGATCCATGTTGCAAGGAGGTGACCAGATGTACCACCACGTGCCAAGATCCCTGTTGTGTGACCAAATGCACCACCACGTGTGTGgatccctgctgccaggaggtGACCAAGTGCATCACCACGTGCCAAGATCCCTGTTGCAAGGAAGTGACCAGCTGTACCACCACGTGCCAAGACCCCTGCTGCCAGGAAGTAACCAAGTGCACCACCACATGTCAGGATCCCTGTTGTCAGGAGGTCACCAAGTGCATCACCACGTGCCAAGACCCCTGCTGCCAGGAGGTGACCAAGTGTGTCACCACTTGTCAAGACCCCTGTTGCCAGGAGGTGACCAAATGCACCACCACCTGTGTGGATCCCTGCTGTCAGGAGGTGACCAA GTGTGTGGATCCCTGCTGTGAGAGGGTGACCAAGTGCAGCACGAGGTGTGTGGATCCCTGCTGTGAGAGGGTGACCAAGTGCATCACCAC GTGTGTGGATCCCTGTTGCCAGGAGGTGACCAAGTGCATCACCAGATGTCAAGATCCATGTTGTCAAGAGGTGACCAAGTGCATCACCACATGCCAAgatccctgctgccaggaggtGACCAAATCCATCACCAGGTGTGTGGATCCCTGCTGTCAGGATGTGACCAAGTGCACCACAACCTGTGTGGATCCCTGCTGTCAGGATGTGACCAAGTGCACCACAACCTGTGTGGATCCCTGCTGCCAGGATGTGACCAAGTgcaccaccag ATGTGTGgatccctgctgccaggaggtGACCAAGTGCATCACCACATGCCAAgatccctgctgccaggaggtGACCAAATGCACCACCACGTGCCAGgatccctgctgccaggaggtGACCAAATCTGTCACCAGGTGTGTGgatccctgctgccaggaggtGACCAAGTGCACCACCAGGTGCCAGGATCCCTGTTGCAAAGAGGTGACCAAATGCACCACCACGTGCCAGGATCCCTGCTGcgtgcccagctgtgcccccaggtgtgtggATCCCTGCCGTGGGGGCGTCCAGGCCGTCACCAAGTGCGTGGAgtcctgtcccaccccctgtGTCACCCAggtgtcctgtcccacctcctgtgCCACCCAGGAGTCCTGTGCCACCCCCTGTGCCACCCAGGAGTCCTGTCCTACCCCCTGTGCCACCCAGGTGTCCTGTGCCACCCAGGCCTGCCCCGCCTGTGGCCGGCGCTGCCCCCTCCGCTCCCGCAAATTCCGGGGGCTCTGA
- the LOC135403909 gene encoding uncharacterized protein LOC135403909 has translation MAQLQDNTGGIISAFYTGTQNCPLSREELRQLMEREFGDALENPQDPESIQKVLCFLADENNCRVGFRELLRLVFHVAKACYKPLQQPQGLGDGPGLRGHTGGRVPPNQQVPEQGGDNQDQDTGTQDQDTPQSQEGETPEQDTPQIPEGETPEQDPPQIHEGETPEQDQDTPQSQEGETPEQEQDTPQSQEGETPEQDTPQIPEGETPEQDPPQIQEGETPEQDPPQIQEGETPEQEQDTPQIPEGETPEQDTPQIPEGETPEQDQDTPQIQEGETPEQEQDTPQIPEGETPEQEQDPPLGDGAEAAGGDPEGGEILDTATPEQDRDTWEAEEAEEVEEAEEATKQDPKTHWAPETEAPGEGSKHHQSPEPEPAKQDPNPPSETRGEDPQKVWEAPWRAPSPGQTPELLPPQWGASPQQDAKAQGTPHDPDWPRIPGSQVLGTEPSEAQQLRGHPGVEQQLLQPLHKWPPEQ, from the exons atggcccagctccaggacaaCACCGGTGGCATCATCTCTGCTTTTTACACGggcacccaaaactgccccctgagcagggaggagctgAGGCAGCTCATGGAGCGGGAGTTTGGGGATGCCCTGGAG AACCCCCAGGACCCCGAGAGCATCCAGAAGGTTCTGTGCTTCCTGGCTGATGAGAACAACTGCAGGGTGGGCTTCAGGGAGCTGCTCAGGCTGGTTTTCCACGTGGCCAAGGCTTGTTACAaacccctccagcagccccaggggctgggagatGGGCCAGGGCTGAGGGGACACACGGGGGGGAGGGTCCCCCCCAACCAGCAGGTCCCCGAGCAGGGTGGGGACAACCAGGaccaggacacagggacacaggacCAGGACACCCCCCAAAGCCAGGAGGGTGAGACCCCAGAGCAGGACACCCCTCAAATCCCAGAGGGTGAGACCCCAGAGCAGGACCCCCCTCAAATCCACGAGGGTGAGACCCCAGAGCAGGACCAGGACACCCCCCAAAGCCAGGAGGGTGAGaccccagagcaggagcaggacaccCCCCAAAGCCAGGAGGGTGAGACCCCAGAGCAGGACACCCCTCAAATCCCAGAGGGTGAGACCCCAGAGCAGGACCCCCCTCAAATCCAGGAGGGTGAGACCCCAGAGCAGGACCCCCCTCAAATCCAGGAGGGTGAGaccccagagcaggagcaggacaccCCTCAAATCCCAGAGGGTGAGACCCCAGAGCAGGACACCCCTCAAATCCCAGAGGGTGAGACCCCAGAGCAGGACCAGGACACCCCTCAAATCCAGGAGGGTGAGaccccagagcaggagcaggacaccCCTCAAATCCCAGAGGGTGAGaccccagagcaggagcaggacccCCCTCTGGGTGACGGGGctgaagcagcaggaggggatCCAGAGGGAGGGGAGATCCTGGACACTGCGACCCCAGAGCAGGACAGAGACACCTGGGAGGCTGAAGAGGCTGAAGAGGTTGAAGAGGCTGAAGAGGCAACCAAACAGGACCCAAAAACCCACTGGGCCCCAGAAACTGAGGCACCAGGAGAGGGTTCAAAGCACCATCAGAGCCCAGAGCCCGAGCCAGCAAAGCAGGACCCGAATCCTCCCTCTGAGACACGAGGAGAAGACCCCCAGAAGGTCTGGGAGGCCCCTTGGagagctcccagccctgggcagaccccggagctgctgccccCACAGTGGGGTGCAAGCCCCCAGCAGGATGCCAAGGCCCAGGGAACACCCCACGACCCGGACTGGCCTCGAATCCCTGGATCCCAAGTGCTGGGGACGGAGCCCAGCGAGGCACAACAGCTCCGAGGACACCCCGgggtggagcagcagctcctgcagcctctgcacaAGTGGCCACCAGAGCAGTGA